GTTGTCGCGCAGGTAGTCGAACCCGAATTCGTTGTTCGTCCCGTAGGTGATGTCGGCCTGGTAGGCGGCCCGCCGCTCGACGCTTCCCGGCTGCGTATCTTCGAGCACGCCCACCGAGAGGCCGAGGTAGTCGAAGACCGTGCCCATCCACTGGGCGTCGCGCCTGGCGAGATAGTCGTTGACGGTGACGAGGTGGACGCCCCGGCCCGGGAGGGCGTTGAGGTACAGCGGCATCGTGGCCACGAGCGTCTTCCCCTCACCCGTGGCCATTTCGGCGATCTTCCCTTCGTGGAGGACGATCCCTCCGATGAGCTGCACATCGTAGGGGACCATGTCCCACGCCATCTCGTTCCCCGTGACCTCGATCTCCGCCCCGAGGAGTCGCCGGCACGCCTCGCGCACGGTCGCGAAAGCCTCGGGCAGGATCTCATCGAGCACGCCCTGCAGCGCCTCGTTGAGATCGCCCTCCGTCGCCGCGATCCGTTCGGTGAGGTCGGCGCGGCGTGCGGGATTCTCAGTGAAGC
This genomic interval from Candidatus Palauibacter australiensis contains the following:
- the secA gene encoding preprotein translocase subunit SecA (functions in protein export; can interact with acidic membrane phospholipids and the SecYEG protein complex; binds to preproteins; binds to ATP and undergoes a conformational change to promote membrane insertion of SecA/bound preprotein; ATP hydrolysis appears to drive release of the preprotein from SecA and deinsertion of SecA from the membrane; additional proteins SecD/F/YajC aid SecA recycling; exists in an equilibrium between monomers and dimers; may possibly form higher order oligomers; in some organisms, there are paralogous proteins that have been found to be nonessential but do function in secretion of a subset of exported proteins); protein product: MLKNVVTQVFGTRFTREMKRMRPIISQIKEHESRLADFPEEALKAQTGRFRAIIEERTAEFEQAVEALREKRRFTENPARRADLTERIAATEGDLNEALQGVLDEILPEAFATVREACRRLLGAEIEVTGNEMAWDMVPYDVQLIGGIVLHEGKIAEMATGEGKTLVATMPLYLNALPGRGVHLVTVNDYLARRDAQWMGTVFDYLGLSVGVLEDTQPGSVERRAAYQADITYGTNNEFGFDYLRDN